The genomic region gcggcttaacaaacctccctgttTCTCTCGAAAGTTAtccaatttaaaaaacttttagaACTCGATCATCAGATTTCGCTCTTAAttcacaatgctataagaattatcttcagcgctGAAaacttcagttttcttctgaccctaaccaattttatgattttgttaattccaaacgTATCTGTGCACCAATCTTTTTTGTTCTTCAAACATATTGAGCAAATCTGTATCCTCATCATTTAAAAATGTcttattgtatttttaatacagtgattgatgaaagttgtGTATTCTTCGGGGCCAGATGGTCTAACTGGTTGAGTACTCAAGTTCTGTGCAAATGCGTTATATAAatccattttaaaattgtttatattgtctgtcgaatcttcctcttttcctcTTTCCATATCTTTCATTAAATGATAGACAAAAGAACTGGACGATCCTTAAACAACAAAAGTTccttttacttcgcttgtccgtcctatgtTAGactatggatcttgcatttgttCACTTCAATTTGAGTCGCACGAGACTAGAATTGAGTcagttcaaaagcagttcctGCTATTTCGTGTCCTAGTAGACTTCTTTTAATCAACCTTCCTTCCCTAGTTAACCGTAGGTTTATGATgggtgttatttttatgcacaagctcctaaatGGTGATAttgactcgcctgagttattggCTCAGTTTAATTTGTCGGTAcgatgtagacggagtagacatcctatTATACCTTTGAGctttagtcgttgttcttctaacaaAGCCAAGCAtcaaccttttagggtcctctgctctgattaaaACCGTCTATCCCTGTAATATGCTTAGAGTCTTTTATTACTATACCTAAAACATCTATCTATAGTATTatgatttgtttgtttcgttATATGGATGCtccggtcggtcggtcgggtgagAGGTGGGCAGCTATCTGCTTTGTCTAACAGGCTTTATCCTGGTGTTGTAGGAGCTACTTGAACGTACTGGGCATAGTATCGTCGACATCCGCTACAAAGAATCACTCGATGTGCCTTTCCATGGAACTGTGCGTCTATCATATTTTGAGagttatttagtttttatgaAAGGTGTGTAATTATAAATTACGTTTTACCATCCCAAAGCCACAAAGCTCTTAAGAGCTATTTATCAAGTATGAAAGTCTCTCTGGTCGGGCCACTATATTATATTGTTATATACGAAAAGTAGGTGAAGAAGTTGCAGTATCgctataaaattgaaatactaaagtgatagttttggatataaaacatcagatcccgaaATTTCAGTCAGGATATCATACAAAAATATcgaataaatagaacacaagttacagtcaatataaattggCTGTGCTCAAGCGCTGCCAGCTGCCTCCTACATCATTGGTCGAAATGAACAGAGCAGCAgaccacacagacacacacagacgcaccGCTACATAAACtctatgtgtatgcgtgccgtggtTTGTTTAGTGAATGAgagaagaataaaaaaatgttgtagtaaaaagagtattcatttgtatattttgtttgtatattgatgaattgacgTGCAGGAAAAGTATTTTGAACGTGAAAACATATTATGTATATTGCTAAAAACAGAATTtcttatacccttgcagagggtatataaaattggtcagatgtttgaaAGGCACAGAAGGAGTCGTTTCCGAccctataaagtatatatattcttgatcagcctGAGacgctgagtcgatatagcaatgcccgtctgtccgtccgtccgtctgttcttccgtccgtccgtccgtcggtgcgtatgcgtcagccatcttaagagctatcgggatgacaTTTTTTTGGGCTTTTTGTTATCCGGgaaagataaagtatgaaagaCACAACTCTGAATGAACTGTTAGTGTATGCGTGTTGTGCtgtgcttagggaatgatggaaaagaaaaaaattttagtaaaaagaaaaataatgttttgtttgtgtattgatgaattgagttgcagggaaacaaatttcaaaatgtaaaaaaattattgccaaagactgcaagggtatagaaacttcGGCATTGGCGAAGTtcgcttctttgatatttttatactgcatttaaaaatatttttcatattctgTGATACacattaatatttatttctcaAATTTTGCAGCtttgaacaatttaaaaatccCATCTGTGCTAAATATATTTGTGCTACAGTTCTGGCAGAATATCGAAAAGATTCTGTATTTATAGAAGAACAACTGAATGAAACTAAAAGTTTTGTCAATGTTATTTGGCTGGGCTACAAATTTAAAGAAACCATAAAACGGTTAACTCAACTATATAAAGTAAAGTACCCTTTGTATAATAAAAGATTCATTGTTTTACATTGGGTACCATCCGAACTAATTAATCCTAGCGTtgaatttgcaaaaattacAATGCCACTATGTGAAGATTATAATTCTTTGGAGAGTGCGAACTGTAAATATGAGTTAacacccattttaaaattttattccaaCAGTCTTAACTATGATAAACAGCTTATTCATGCTCTGCGTATGTTTTATATATCTGACCAAGATCTAACAGAAATACAGCAAGGACTTAATTTtcaaccaaaaataaagagaactAAAGAAGACTTGTATAACGAAGTTGCATGTAATTGGTTAATAAAACATAAAGATGTGTACCGCAATTGGATAATAAACGACTTTGTAACATTATATGTAGGTGGTATATTTCCATTGAATGTTACAAGTCAAAGAtacaaaaacattgaaaaagcTGCGCAAATGGCAATTACTGCTATAAACAATAATCTTACTATACTGCCAGGATATAAGTTAGGTATTTGGATAAACGATGGAGCATGCAAGTCCGATATGGTATTAAAAGAATTTATACACTATTACAATCAACCAAATGTTCTGGGTGTTCTTGGACCTGCTTGTAGTGAGACTGTCCAACCAATAGCTGCGATTTCCAAACATATGAATATGATGGTTATATCTTATTCAGCAGAGAGTGCTGCCATATTTGATCGAGAAGCTTATCCCTACTTTTTCCGTACAATTGGTACTGATTGGTTGTTTATTGATGCATATCTGGAAATTATGAAAGTTTTTGGCTGGAATCGTGTTGCTGCTTTAACGGTAGAGGATCACACAACTATGGAATATACCTTTTATATGGaaagtaaaatgaaaaatcataATCTAACTTTGATTTTAGATCGAAAATGTAACACTGTCGCAACAGCTATCGAAATGAGAGAGGTTGGTTGTTAAAGCTAACAACATAACTAAGTGTcacaattttaataatttcttcTTTCAGCACTTGCATAAGTTAAAGAAAGCACAAGCTAGAATaatatttgcaaatatttatggTCATAACGCTGCCATGGCAATATGCGAAGCTGCAAAATTAAAAGTAAGTAATAATTGACATAAAAGAAATCTAATTAATTGCAATATTTTCAGATGACTCAAAAACACGATTATGTTTGGTTTTTCCCTTCATGGGTGTTGAGTGACTTGACCACTTGGAGAGGATCCGTTAATATTAGCTGTACTGCTTCAGAGTTTCACAATGTAAATAGATTTATAGTCAAGTGTTGTGACACTTAACATACTAGTTTTTCTTCAGGCTATCGACGGTCATTTTAGTGTAAGGCATGTTCCGTTCGGCGACCGTAAAAGTCAGATGCAAGATGGCCAATTCATTGGAACCTGGATTGACACGTATAAATCAAATGACGGATTCGTTTCAAATTACGCTGGATATACATATGACGCTGTATGGACCTATGCCCTCGCTGCCCACAAActtttacaaaaaaacaagcaagCTGTTAATAGTTTACGAACTAGTTATGTTACTAAGCTCTTTGCCCAGCTTATTCGGGAAACTGAATTCGAGGGTTTATCTGGAAAAGTCAGCTTTAGCCATGGCGAGTTTGCTGGCACCCGAATCATCGGCATAGACATTTTACAGTGGCAGAATAAGAACTACTCTGTTGTTGGCAGTTTCAAACCTAGAGCAGAAAGTAAAGAAACAGATATTTACGTTCATAACTGGCTATTAACTGTAAATCACTCTAAAATATTTTGGAGTAATAACCATATTCCTGAGGACGGGACGTATGACTgcaatttttcgtttttggcaCGTGCTTTTCAAATTCAGTGCGAAACATCTGCTGCGATAGTTGCTATAAGTacatgtttcttttttatttctctcaTATCTTTACTTTCATTCCTTTTTTGGAAACATCGATACAATCGAAAAGTACAGTATTCTGCTCAGATAATGAAAATGTTCGGCATTGACCTGCTGTCGCCGTCGCGCAGCAAACATAATACATTAGACAAGTGGGAAATAGCAAAGGAGAATGTAGTAATTAATCGACGATTGGGTGAAGGAGCATTTGGTATGGTTTATGGCGGAGAAGCTCAGCTGTCGCCAGGAGCATGGACGGCAGTTGCTGTAAAAACACTGAAGTCCGGTCAAACCGTGGAAGATCGTTTAGATTTTTTGTCAGAGGCGGAAGCGATGAAAAAATTCAACCATAAGAATATCATAAAACTCTTGGCCGTCTGTGTGCAGAGTGAGCCAATATATACAATAATGGAGTTCATGTTATATGGGGACTTGAAAACATACCTTTTGGCTCGTAGAAATATGGTTAATGAAAAAACTACGGATGAGTCTGATATATCGGCAAAGCGCCTTACCATGTATTCAATGGATATAGCCCAAGGCTTGGCATACCTTGCTAAAAAGAAGTATGTCCATCGTGATATCGCTTGTAGAAATTGCCTAGTTAATGCCCAGCGAGTTGTAAAAATTGGAGACTTCGGAATGGCACGGCCAACATATGAAAGCGATTATTATCGGTTTAATCGTAAGGGCGTTCGAAAACTTTTTCCGGTACGTTGGATGCCTCCTGAGACACTTACTTCGGGCTTGTTTACACCTTCCTCCGATATCTGGTCTTTTGGAGTAGTCCTATTTGAAGTTATTTCATTTGGGTCTTATCCATACCAAGGGTTAACCAATAATGAAGTGCTTGATTATGTTAAAAGCGGAAATACATTGCAAATACCAATAGGAGTCAAACCGCAACTTAAGGGTCTTTTAAAAGCCTGCTGGACCCAAGAAGCCGATAAGCGACCAAATGCACTAGAAATTATTGATTATATTTCTAACTTTCCTCGCTTGCTAACTCCGTGTCTTGACTGGCCTACTGCTATTCAAATGTCTGAAATAGAAAGCGACAATTTAGACCTAATTTCACAGAGTTCTTCGGCCGAAACAAAATCATCCTTTCACCTTTATAGTAAGGATAATTTAATTCATCATGACTTAATAGGCAAATTTAACCAAACACACGTAACAGATGAAAAACTTACGCCTATTCCGACATGCAGCTCAGATTCAATTTCACCTATTACACCAGATGGATATAGCATAATGTCCCCCCTCATAATGCAGAAATGAGAAATCGTCAAGGTTCgatgtaattttaaaaaaaatttaattgttatACATATGTTTACCACTAAAATTATCAAACTATTTTCCTGATCAACTTTATTTGTAGGGTACAGTTGATATTTTACGTTAACGCAATATTAATATATCAAatcaacattttattttccatattattatttcttattaaaatataaattatagcCTTTTAATCTGGCATTCTCTGTTCattattactttttttgtCGAGCGATTGAGCAAAGTGACGAAAAAACGTTTTTAGAAGAGGAACGCCCATATTCGAGATTTACGGGCAGGAAGAAACAGGTCGAGATTTCTATTTAGTGGGAATTAAAGAAAGGTTTGCCGCTTTAGAAATGTGGGACACCGGGCCTACCTAACCTAATCCTATTTTTGCCGTCAACTGCCAGCTCGcaactttgccatttgtatgggagctatatgatatagtgatccgatttGGATTAATCCGACATATATAAACTGTACAGTATATATGAGCCTACATGCTGTAACGGTAAAGAAGAAGTTTGCGTCGTtccagacggacggatggacaggcatggctatatgaactcgtctatGGGTTGCACTTTTCTGACCAAtgttaatataccctttttgcaacgGTACAATACAcaaaattcttttcttttctcttttgacaGCCCTCGCGGCCAATATCTTCGCGCTTGTcacaagtttttgttgttgggtgTTTTAGtacgaaaaatattttatttttcatcatttcttttcatttgcatattgcagtaagcttttgctttggtttgtATACGCCTCTCTCAGCATATAAGTTATGAGTTCTCATGTCGGACATTTTTGTCTTACCATGTTTTTCCTTGTGGTAACAAAGGATCCGACTCTTGGAATTCAAGGTTCTTGCTTTAACTAATTCACAACACAGAATTTAACGTTAAAATAGTTACTTTATTCACTGATGTTATTAGTTCTGTCTCCAATATTAGACTGCCTCCACTCCGGAACGTGGTCCCCGGCGGTGAATTCTAAATTCGTAATacaaagatttaaaatttacgtTTCTGGTAAAGTGCGTCTATTGAATCTTTCTGTAATATGAACGGTCGGGGTGCGGGGGTTGGCCATAATTGTAGGGAGAATGATGTGCCAGGTAGGGTTGTTGTATGGGATGATTAGAATGACGTTCCGAGTGAAGATTTAGTATAATacatattgtttatttatttgcaatcTATCCTAATGGAACAATAAGCAAATGTGAGGAATGGTGAATATAACATGACTGTGTACAGCAAAGTTAAATTGTTTGTCAAGAGTTACATTgaatacattgggatatatttaaattgaacatttttagCACTTACATTAATAtcagaaaattatttaaacgaTTAGGACTTGCAGCTGCATCGGGCCTTCAGCGTCGAATCACCAGTCCGGCTCCGATCGGAACTGCAGATCAGGAGGGTGGCATCTTTTTAGGCGCCTGGAGTGCGTGCTGTTGTCAAGCAGGTTAAGGGCCAATATGTTTTCGTGGGTTTCCAGCCTGGAGCAGTATCGAGTGCTATATTTTCGGATCTCGGATCTGTAGTAATTAATCGACGATTGGGTGTAGGAGCATTTGGTATGGTTTATGGCGGAGAAGCTCAGCTGTCGCCAGGAGCATGGACAGCAGTTGCTGTACAAACACTGAAGTCCGGTCAAACCGAAAAGCGTTTAGATTTTTTGTCAGTGGCGGAAGCGATGAAAAAATTCAACCATAAGAAGATCATAAAATTCTTGGCCGTCTGTGTGCAGAGTCAGCCAATATATACAATAATGGAGTTCATGTTATATGGGGACTTGAAAACATACCTTTTGGCTCGTAGAAATATGGTTAATGAAAAAACTACGGATGAGTCTGATATATCGGCAAAGCGCCTTACCATGTATTCAATGGATATAGCCCAAGGCTTGGCATACCTTGCTAAAAAGAAGTATGTCCATCGTGATATCGCTTGTAGAAATTGCCTAGTTAATGCCCAGCGAGTTGTAAAAATTGGAGACTTCGGAATGGCACGGCCAACATATGAAAGCGATTATTATCGGTTTAATCGTAAGGGCGTTCGAAAACTTTTTCCGGTACGTTGGATGCCTCCTGAGACACTTACTTCGGGCTTGTTTATACCTTCCTCCGATATATGGTCTTTTGGGGTAGTCCTATTTGAAGTTATTTCATTTGGGTCTTATCCATACCAAGGGTTAACCAATAATGAAGTGCTTGATTATGTTAAAAGCGGAAATACATTGCAAATACCAATAGGAGTCAAACCGCAACTTAAGGGTCTTTTAAAAGCCTGCTGGACCCAAGAAGCCGATAAGCGACCAAATGCACTAGAaattattgtttatatttctaaCTTTCCTCGCTTGCTAACTCCGTGTCTTGACTGGCCCACTGCTATTCAAATGTCTGAAATAGAAAGCGATAATTTAGACCTAACTTCACAGTGTTTTTCGGCCGAAACAAAATCATCCTTTCACCTTTATAGTAAGGATAATTTAATTCATCATGACTTAATAGGCAAATTTAACCAAACACACGTAACAGATGAAAAACTTACGCCTATTCCGACATGCAGCTCAGATTCAATTTCACCTATTACACCAGATGGATATAGCATAATGTCCCCCCTCATAATGCAGAAATGAGAAATCGTCAAGGTTCgatgtaattttaaaaaaaatttaattgttatACATATGTTTACCACTAAAATTATCAAACTATTTTCCTGATCAACTTTATTTGTAGGGTACAGTTGATATTTTACGTTAACGCAATATTAATATATCAAatcaacattttattttccatattattatttcttattaaaatataaattatagcCTTTTAATCTGGCATTCTCTGTTCattattactttttttgtCGAGCGATTGAGCAAAGTGACGAAAAAACGTTTTTAGAAGAGGAACGCCCATATTCGAGATTTACGGGCAGGAAGAAACAGGTCGAGATTTCTATTTAGTGGGAATTAAAGAAAGGTTTGCCGCTTTAGAAATGTGGGACACCGGGCCTACCTAACCTAATCCTATTTTTGCCGTCAACTGCCAGCTCGcaactttgccatttgtatgggagctatatgatatagtgatccgatttGGATTAATCCGACATATATAAACTGTACAGTATATATGAGCCTACATGCTGTAACGGTAAAGAAGAAGTTTGCGTCGTtccagacggacggatggacaggcatggctatatgaactcgtctatGGGTTGCACTTTTCTGACCAAtgttaatataccctttttgcaacgGTACAATACAcaaaattcttttcttttctcttttgacaGCCCTCGCGGCCAATATCTTCGCGCTTGTcacaagtttttgttgttgggtgTTTTAGtacgaaaaatattttatttttcatcatttcttttcatttgcatattgcagtaagcttttgctttggtttgtATACGCCTCTCTCAGCATATAAGTTATGAGTTCTCATGTCGGACATTTTTGTCTTACCATGTTTTTCCTTGTGGTAACAAAGGATCCGACTCTTGGAATTCAAGGTTCTTGCTTTAACTAATTCACAACACAGAATTTAACGTTAAAATAGTTACTTTATTCACTGATGTTATTAGTTCTGTCTCCAATATTAGACTGCCTCCACTCCGGAACGTGGTCCCCGGCGGTGAATTCTAAATTCGTAATacaaagatttaaaatttacgtTTCTGGTAAAGTGCGTCTATTGAATCTTTCTGTAATATGAACGGTCGGGGTGCGGGGGTTGGCCATAATTGTAGGGAGAATGATGTGCCAGGTAGGGTTGTTGTATGGGATGATTAGAATGACGTTCCGAGTGAAGATTTAGTATAATacatattgtttatttatttgcaatcTATCCTAATGGAACAATAAGCAAATGTGAGGAATGGTGAATATAACATGACTGTGTACAGCAAAGTTAAATTGTTTGTCAAGAGTTACATTgaatacattgggatatatttaaattgaacatttttagCACTTACATTAATAtcagaaaattatttaaacgaTTAGGACTTGCAGCTGCATCGGGCCTTCAGCGTCGAATCACCAGTCCGGCTCCGATCGGAACTGCAGATCAGGAGGGTGGCATCTTTTTAGGCGCCTGGAGTGCGTGCTGTTGTCAAGCAGGTTAAGGGCCAATATGTTTTCGTGGGTTTCCAGCCTGGAGCAGTATCGAGTGCTATATTTTCGGATCTCGGATCTGTAGTAATTAATCGACGATTGGGTGTAGGAGCATTTGGTATGGTTTATGGCGGAGAAGCTCAGCTGTCGCCAGGAGCATGGACAGCAGTTGCTGTACAAACACTGAAGTCCGGTCAAACCGAAAAGCGTTTAGATTTTTTGTCAGTGGCGGAAGCGATGAAAAAATTCAACCATAAGAAGATCATAAAATTCTTGGCCGTCTGTGTGCAGAGTCAGCCAATATATACAATAATGGAGTTCATGTTATATGGGGACTTGAAAACATACCTTTTGGCTCGTAGAAATATGGTTAATGAAAAAACTACGGATGAGTCTGATATATCGGCAAAGCGCCTTACCATGTATTCAATGGATATAGCCCAAGGCTTGGCATACCTTGCTAAAAAGAAGTATGTCCATCGTGATATCGCTTGTAGAAATTGCCTAGTTAATGCCCAGCGAGTTGTAAAAATTGGAGACTTCGGAATGGCACGGCCAACATATGAAAGCGATTATTATCGGTTTAATCGTAAGGGCGTTCGAAAACTTTTTCCGGTACGTTGGATGCCTCCTGAGACACTTACTTCGGGCTTGTTTACACCTTCCTCCGATATCTGGTCTTTTGGAGTAGTCCTATTTGAAGTTATTTCATTTGGGTCTTATCCATACCAAGGGTTAACCAATAATGAAGTGCTTGATTATGTTAAAAGCGGAAATACATTGCAAATACCAATAGGAGTCAAACCGCAACTTAAGGGTCTTTTAAAAGCCTGCTGGACCCAAGAAGCCGATAAGCGACCAAATGCACTAGAAATTATTGATTATATTTCTAACTTTCCTCGCTTGCTAACTCCGTGTCTTGACTGGCCTACTGCTATTCAAATGTCTGAAATAGAAAGCGACAATTTAGACCTAATTTCACAGAGTTCTTCGGCCGAAACAAAATCATCCTTTCACCTTTATAGTAAGGATAATTTAATTCATCATGACTTAATAGGCAAATTTAACCAAACACACGTAACAGATGAAAAACTTACGCCTATTCCGACATGCAGCTCAGATTCAATTTCACCTATTACACCAGATGGATATAGCATAATGTCCCCCCTCATAATGCAGAAATGAGAAATCGTCAAGGTTCgatgtaattttaaaaaaaatttaattgttatACATATGTTTACCACTAAAATTATCAAACTATTTTCCTGATCAACTTTATTTGTAGGGTACAGTTGATATTTTACGTTAACGCAATATTAATATATCAAatcaacattttattttccatattattatttcttattaaaatataaattatagcCTTTTAATCTGGCATTCTCTGTTCattattactttttttgtCGAGCGATTGAGCAAAGTGACGAAAAAACGTTTTTAGAAGAGGAACGCCCATATTCGAGATTTACGGGCAGGAAGAAACAGGTCGAGATTTCTATTTAGTGGGAATTAAAGAAAGGTTTGCCGCTTTAGAAATGTGGGACACCGGGCCTACCTAACCTAATCCTATTTTTGCCGTCAACTGCCAGCTCGcaactttgccatttgtatgggagctata from Drosophila willistoni isolate 14030-0811.24 unplaced genomic scaffold, UCI_dwil_1.1 Seg169, whole genome shotgun sequence harbors:
- the LOC26529006 gene encoding uncharacterized protein LOC26529006: MLLNFGLKMLLQAIVILLVVTTKAESFERCVNKGEIAPYKPNDFNIGLQVTDRATHQVMTRIFYIFLKYVLNHKEVEIVSLSLLNISSHLSPWQTLDSVRRYEAYHSKNMINLEVWMPYTTFKDKPENISDAGASITPGRFSWFVPRSQIPPNTNISYSLHFEVFQNVSHEHYNLYILEEDIILELNADKSFEQFKNPICAKYICATVLAEYRKDSVFIEEQLNETKSFVNVIWLGYKFKETIKRLTQLYKVKYPLYNKRFIVLHWVPSELINPSVEFAKITMPLCEDYNSLESANCKYELTPILKFYSNSLNYDKQLIHALRMFYISDQDLTEIQQGLNFQPKIKRTKEDLYNEVACNWLIKHKDVYRNWIINDFVTLYVGGIFPLNVTSQRYKNIEKAAQMAITAINNNLTILPGYKLGIWINDGACKSDMVLKEFIHYYNQPNVLGVLGPACSETVQPIAAISKHMNMMVISYSAESAAIFDREAYPYFFRTIGTDWLFIDAYLEIMKVFGWNRVAALTVEDHTTMEYTFYMESKMKNHNLTLILDRKCNTVATAIEMREHLHKLKKAQARIIFANIYGHNAAMAICEAAKLKMTQKHDYVWFFPSWVLSDLTTWRGSVNISCTASEFHNAIDGHFSVRHVPFGDRKSQMQDGQFIGTWIDTYKSNDGFVSNYAGYTYDAVWTYALAAHKLLQKNKQAVNSLRTSYVTKLFAQLIRETEFEGLSGKVSFSHGEFAGTRIIGIDILQWQNKNYSVVGSFKPRAESKETDIYVHNWLLTVNHSKIFWSNNHIPEDGTYDCNFSFLARAFQIQCETSAAIVAISTCFFFISLISLLSFLFWKHRYNRKVQYSAQIMKMFGIDLLSPSRSKHNTLDKWEIAKENVVINRRLGEGAFGMVYGGEAQLSPGAWTAVAVQTLKSGQTEKRLDFLSVAEAMKKFNHKKIIKFLAVCVQTASGLQRRITSPAPIGTADQEGGIFLGAWSACCCQAG